One genomic segment of Alicycliphilus denitrificans K601 includes these proteins:
- the cobO gene encoding cob(I)yrinic acid a,c-diamide adenosyltransferase, which yields MQTETPPSDKPYDKPEGERRGLVIVNTGDGKGKSTAAFGLAFRATGRGKAVKVYQFMKVPSARFGEHRLAEQVGLPVEGLGDGFSWKSKDLEHSAQLARDGWAKARAAILSGEYFLVVLDEVTYPLIYGWLPLQEVLDTLAARPGDVHVCLTGRRCPQEIIDVADTVTEMRLVKHAFQAGVPAQRGIED from the coding sequence ATGCAGACCGAAACCCCACCCTCCGACAAGCCCTACGACAAGCCCGAGGGCGAGCGCCGCGGCCTCGTCATCGTCAACACCGGCGACGGCAAGGGCAAGAGCACGGCGGCCTTCGGCCTGGCGTTCCGCGCCACGGGGCGGGGCAAGGCCGTGAAGGTGTACCAGTTCATGAAAGTGCCCAGCGCGCGCTTCGGCGAGCACCGCCTGGCCGAGCAGGTGGGCCTGCCCGTCGAGGGCCTGGGCGACGGCTTTTCCTGGAAGAGCAAGGATCTGGAGCACTCCGCCCAGCTCGCGCGCGATGGCTGGGCCAAGGCGCGCGCGGCCATCCTCTCGGGCGAGTACTTCCTGGTGGTGCTCGACGAGGTCACCTACCCGCTGATCTACGGCTGGCTGCCGCTGCAGGAGGTGCTCGACACCCTGGCCGCGCGGCCCGGGGACGTGCACGTGTGCCTGACCGGCCGCCGCTGCCCGCAGGAAATCATCGACGTGGCCGACACCGTGACCGAGATGCGCCTCGTCAAGCACGCTTTCCAGGCCGGCGTGCCCGCGCAGCGCGGTATCGAAGATTGA
- a CDS encoding methylated-DNA--[protein]-cysteine S-methyltransferase: MPLLYCHLPTPLGEMLAIASSQGLCLLEFVGQKGVEREQAQVEAARGGPAREGMNAILEQTRAELAEYFAGQRQAFGVPLDLVGTPFQNDAWQALRAIPYGQTRSYASQARAIGRPTATRAVAAANGQNKVSIIVPCHRVIGSDGSLTGFGGGLPRKQALLALEGGGMLF; this comes from the coding sequence ATGCCCCTGCTGTATTGTCACCTGCCCACGCCGCTGGGCGAGATGCTGGCCATCGCCAGCAGCCAGGGTCTGTGCCTGCTCGAATTCGTCGGCCAGAAGGGCGTGGAGCGCGAGCAGGCCCAGGTCGAGGCGGCGCGCGGCGGTCCGGCACGCGAGGGCATGAACGCCATCCTGGAGCAGACCCGCGCCGAGCTGGCCGAGTATTTCGCCGGGCAGCGCCAGGCGTTCGGCGTGCCGCTGGACCTGGTCGGCACGCCGTTCCAGAACGATGCCTGGCAGGCGCTGCGCGCCATCCCCTATGGCCAGACGCGCAGCTACGCGAGCCAAGCTCGCGCCATCGGCCGCCCCACGGCCACGCGCGCGGTGGCGGCGGCCAACGGGCAGAACAAGGTCTCGATCATCGTGCCCTGCCACCGCGTGATCGGCAGCGACGGCAGCCTCACCGGCTTCGGCGGTGGCCTGCCGCGCAAGCAGGCGCTGTTGGCGCTGGAGGGCGGGGGAATGCTGTTTTAG
- a CDS encoding class I SAM-dependent methyltransferase: protein MTRLVNDEIDILAELVPAPGPQVIELGCGAARMARQMLQRWPGLRYVGLEVDTIQHARNLQDPPAGMRFVAAGAQDIPCEDGQFDLALMLKSLHHVPLDAMDQALAEVARVLRPGGYLYVSEPVFAGPLNEVTRLYNDEGAVRAAAQAAVDCALAAHASPWREMAQRRFDMPVEFSDFADFEQRMMRPSFADHHIDDALQARVAAAFAPHCTPQGARFVRPMHVRLLQRKS, encoded by the coding sequence ATGACACGCCTGGTCAACGACGAAATCGACATCCTCGCCGAACTGGTGCCCGCACCCGGCCCGCAGGTCATCGAGCTGGGCTGCGGCGCGGCGCGCATGGCACGGCAGATGCTGCAGCGCTGGCCCGGGCTGCGCTACGTGGGACTGGAGGTGGACACCATCCAGCACGCGCGCAATCTGCAGGACCCGCCCGCCGGCATGCGCTTCGTGGCCGCCGGCGCGCAGGACATCCCCTGCGAGGACGGGCAGTTCGACCTGGCGCTGATGCTCAAGTCGCTGCACCACGTGCCGCTGGATGCCATGGACCAGGCGCTGGCCGAGGTGGCGCGGGTCTTGCGCCCCGGCGGGTATCTGTACGTGTCCGAGCCCGTCTTTGCCGGGCCGCTCAATGAGGTCACGCGGCTGTACAACGACGAGGGCGCGGTGCGCGCCGCCGCGCAAGCGGCCGTGGACTGCGCGCTGGCCGCGCATGCGAGCCCCTGGCGCGAGATGGCGCAGCGGCGCTTCGACATGCCCGTGGAGTTCAGCGACTTCGCCGATTTCGAGCAGCGCATGATGCGCCCGAGCTTTGCGGACCACCACATCGACGACGCCTTGCAGGCGCGCGTGGCGGCGGCCTTCGCGCCCCACTGCACGCCGCAGGGCGCGCGCTTCGTGCGCCCCATGCATGTCCGGCTGCTGCAGCGCAAGAGCTAA
- a CDS encoding NADH:flavin oxidoreductase/NADH oxidase, giving the protein MLFSPLQIRSITARNRIAVSPMCMYSSVEGMPNHWHLVHLGSRAVGGAGIVMTEACAVSREGRISPMDLGIWSDEHAQALQPVVEFIRQAGAVPAIQLAHAGRKAATAVPWLGHKPIYDQPHGWMPLGPSPIPYANGYPPPLEMGTADLKKVVDDFSAAARRANTAGFEVIECHMGHGYLLHSFLSPIANQRRDDYGGSLENRARLPLQVAAAVRESLPQQLPLFVRISCTDWVAGGWDLAQSIQLAKWMKEVGVDLIDCSSGAVTADSPIAAAPGFHVPFATAIREQAGIATGAVGLITEPAQAEQIVGTGLADLVFVGRGFLDNPYWALHAARKLRANADWPVQYARAVGVPRS; this is encoded by the coding sequence ATGCTTTTTTCACCACTGCAGATACGCTCGATCACAGCGCGCAACCGCATCGCGGTTTCGCCCATGTGCATGTACTCGAGCGTCGAGGGCATGCCCAACCACTGGCACCTCGTGCACCTGGGCAGCCGCGCCGTGGGCGGTGCCGGCATTGTCATGACCGAAGCGTGCGCCGTCTCGCGCGAGGGCCGCATCAGTCCCATGGACCTCGGTATCTGGTCGGACGAGCATGCACAGGCCTTGCAGCCTGTCGTGGAGTTCATACGGCAAGCCGGCGCCGTGCCCGCTATTCAGCTCGCGCACGCAGGACGCAAGGCGGCCACTGCGGTTCCTTGGCTGGGGCACAAGCCGATCTATGACCAGCCGCATGGCTGGATGCCACTGGGGCCGAGCCCGATTCCGTACGCGAACGGCTATCCGCCACCGCTGGAGATGGGCACCGCAGACTTGAAGAAGGTCGTGGATGATTTTTCCGCAGCCGCACGGCGCGCCAATACCGCTGGATTCGAGGTGATCGAGTGCCACATGGGACACGGATACCTGCTGCACTCCTTCCTCTCGCCGATCGCCAACCAGAGGCGCGACGACTACGGCGGCTCCCTGGAGAACCGGGCCCGTTTGCCCTTGCAGGTGGCTGCAGCAGTGCGTGAGTCGCTGCCGCAGCAACTCCCGCTGTTCGTGCGAATTTCCTGCACGGACTGGGTGGCGGGCGGCTGGGATCTCGCACAGTCCATCCAGCTCGCAAAGTGGATGAAGGAAGTCGGCGTGGACCTGATCGACTGTTCCAGCGGCGCCGTGACGGCCGATTCGCCCATTGCGGCGGCCCCCGGCTTCCATGTGCCCTTCGCCACCGCCATTCGTGAACAGGCCGGAATCGCCACCGGCGCCGTGGGACTGATCACCGAACCGGCGCAGGCCGAGCAGATCGTCGGCACCGGGCTTGCAGACCTGGTCTTCGTCGGTCGCGGCTTCCTGGACAATCCATACTGGGCCTTGCATGCTGCCCGCAAGCTCCGGGCGAACGCGGACTGGCCGGTCCAGTATGCACGGGCGGTTGGAGTCCCCCGTTCCTGA
- a CDS encoding Bug family tripartite tricarboxylate transporter substrate binding protein — protein sequence MRTLIATTLTLAALLAPAAHAADPWPTKPIKLVVPYTPGGLTDVLARVVGQKAGATLGQPIIVENKPGASTLIGAEYVAKSAPDGYTLLMTGTTTLTTNPLLMKKLPYKVADFTPVALVGMVPFIAVAHPSVPANNLQELLAYAKANPDKLTYSTSGQGTSSHLVAAMFAAATGTKLRDVPYKGSGPALNAVLSGEVSMTFDGVTLYIPYVNTGKLKAIALTGDHRLPALDKLPTLAESGYKDAVATALFGIVAPAGTPRPVIHQVNAAVQRAMADPEVVARLRDFNAYVEPRSAEAFGELLQREAELWGRIIAPLNIQLD from the coding sequence ATGCGAACCCTCATCGCAACCACCTTGACGCTCGCCGCGCTGCTTGCCCCCGCAGCACACGCCGCCGATCCATGGCCAACCAAGCCCATCAAGCTGGTCGTGCCGTACACGCCGGGTGGCCTCACGGACGTGCTGGCGCGGGTCGTCGGGCAGAAGGCGGGAGCCACGCTCGGTCAGCCGATCATCGTGGAGAACAAACCGGGGGCGAGCACCCTCATCGGGGCCGAGTACGTGGCCAAGTCGGCACCCGACGGCTACACGCTGCTGATGACCGGAACCACGACACTCACCACCAACCCGCTTCTGATGAAGAAGCTACCGTACAAAGTCGCCGACTTCACGCCCGTGGCCCTGGTCGGGATGGTTCCCTTTATCGCCGTCGCACATCCGTCCGTGCCGGCAAACAACCTGCAGGAACTGCTGGCTTACGCCAAGGCCAATCCGGACAAGCTCACCTACTCCACGTCGGGCCAGGGCACGTCGTCCCACTTGGTGGCCGCTATGTTTGCCGCCGCCACCGGCACGAAACTCCGGGATGTTCCCTACAAAGGCTCGGGGCCAGCGCTCAACGCCGTGCTGAGCGGCGAAGTCTCCATGACCTTCGACGGGGTCACGCTTTACATCCCGTACGTGAACACCGGCAAGCTCAAGGCCATCGCGCTGACCGGCGACCATCGGCTCCCGGCGCTGGACAAACTGCCCACGCTGGCCGAATCGGGCTACAAGGACGCCGTGGCCACGGCCTTGTTCGGAATCGTCGCGCCGGCCGGCACGCCGCGCCCGGTCATTCATCAGGTGAACGCAGCCGTTCAGCGCGCCATGGCAGACCCCGAGGTCGTGGCCAGGCTGCGCGACTTCAATGCCTACGTGGAGCCGCGCTCGGCCGAAGCCTTCGGCGAGCTTCTGCAGCGTGAGGCCGAGCTTTGGGGTCGCATCATCGCCCCGTTGAACATCCAGCTCGACTGA
- a CDS encoding CaiB/BaiF CoA transferase family protein: MSYPFAGVTVLDLTQIYNGPYATFLLAQAGADVIKIEPPGGEHLRKRSGASGAAMPFAMLNANKRTMTLNLKSPPGRELLLELVKQADVLVENFAPGVMDRLGLDEGVLRQANPKLIYAAGSGYGKTGPYRDYPAMDLTVQAMTGVIDTTGHTDAPPVKSGPAIADFMAGIHLYGAIATALYEREHTGNARTIEVSMMEAVYPTLASSLGLFYGSGEAPRTGNRHTGMSLCPYNVYPTSDGYIAIITNNEQHWRSLVDALQCQHLAQDPRFATVKERCNHMDLVDGALGKITRGYTKADLFERLIRNRVPCAPVRTLEEVVNDPHLHARGSLQWIDHPEYGRIVVPSTPLRFGGEDAAVAYRPSARLGADTEAILRERLSLDDAQVEALRAQQVV; this comes from the coding sequence ATGTCGTATCCATTCGCCGGCGTAACCGTGCTCGATCTAACGCAGATCTACAACGGCCCCTATGCCACCTTCCTGCTGGCGCAGGCAGGGGCTGACGTCATCAAGATCGAGCCGCCCGGTGGCGAGCATTTGCGCAAGCGCTCGGGTGCCAGCGGCGCGGCGATGCCGTTCGCCATGCTCAACGCCAACAAGCGCACCATGACGCTGAACCTCAAATCCCCGCCGGGCCGCGAACTGCTGCTGGAGTTGGTGAAGCAGGCGGACGTGCTGGTGGAGAACTTTGCCCCGGGCGTCATGGACAGGCTGGGCCTGGACGAGGGCGTGCTGCGCCAGGCCAACCCGAAACTGATCTATGCGGCCGGCTCCGGCTATGGCAAGACCGGTCCCTATCGCGACTATCCGGCGATGGACCTGACCGTGCAGGCCATGACCGGCGTCATCGACACCACCGGCCATACCGACGCGCCGCCCGTCAAGTCGGGGCCGGCCATCGCCGACTTCATGGCCGGCATCCACCTGTATGGCGCGATTGCCACGGCTTTGTATGAACGCGAGCACACCGGCAACGCCCGCACCATCGAGGTCTCGATGATGGAGGCGGTGTACCCGACGCTGGCGTCGAGCCTGGGATTGTTCTACGGCTCGGGCGAGGCGCCGCGCACCGGCAACCGCCACACCGGTATGTCGCTGTGTCCGTACAACGTCTATCCCACGTCTGATGGCTACATCGCCATCATCACCAACAACGAGCAGCACTGGCGCAGCCTGGTCGATGCGCTGCAGTGCCAGCATCTGGCGCAGGATCCGCGCTTTGCCACGGTGAAAGAGCGTTGCAACCACATGGATCTGGTGGACGGTGCGCTGGGCAAGATCACCCGCGGCTACACCAAGGCGGATCTGTTCGAGCGCCTGATCAGGAACCGCGTGCCTTGCGCGCCGGTGCGCACGCTGGAGGAGGTGGTGAATGATCCGCACCTGCACGCGCGCGGCTCGCTGCAGTGGATCGACCATCCCGAGTACGGCCGCATCGTGGTGCCCAGCACACCACTGCGTTTCGGCGGCGAAGACGCCGCGGTGGCCTATCGGCCCAGCGCGCGCCTGGGGGCGGACACCGAGGCCATCCTGCGTGAGCGCCTGTCGCTCGATGACGCGCAAGTCGAGGCCTTGCGCGCGCAGCAGGTCGTTTGA
- a CDS encoding SDR family NAD(P)-dependent oxidoreductase yields MKNLQGRVALVTGAGSGIGRSDALVLAERGATVLVNDFDPRAADETAAQIGEAGGCAVPCVADVGDAAAIAAAIDAAQRQAGAIDILVNNAGISGRQQAFDAIADADLARMFQVHVMGAWYCTRAVLPGMKDRGRGKIINTSSILGMAGRRRSAHYAGAKAALIGLTKAWAKEFAEWNIQVNAVAPGRVRTPILGAFADSEEYQRDLLANVPLRRRAEPEEVAWLVAFLASDESDYITGQIISPNGGEVV; encoded by the coding sequence ATGAAGAACCTGCAAGGGCGCGTGGCGCTGGTGACCGGCGCTGGCTCAGGCATTGGTCGCTCCGATGCGCTGGTGCTGGCCGAGCGCGGTGCGACAGTGCTGGTCAACGACTTTGACCCGCGGGCGGCCGACGAGACCGCGGCGCAGATCGGCGAGGCCGGCGGCTGCGCCGTGCCCTGCGTCGCCGACGTGGGCGATGCGGCGGCCATCGCTGCGGCCATAGACGCGGCACAGCGGCAGGCAGGCGCGATCGACATCCTGGTGAACAACGCTGGCATCTCCGGCCGCCAGCAGGCCTTCGACGCCATCGCCGATGCCGACCTGGCCCGCATGTTCCAGGTGCACGTGATGGGGGCCTGGTACTGCACCCGCGCCGTGCTGCCCGGCATGAAGGATCGGGGCCGCGGCAAGATCATCAACACCTCGTCGATCCTGGGCATGGCCGGGCGCCGGCGCAGCGCGCACTATGCCGGCGCGAAGGCCGCCCTCATCGGCCTGACCAAGGCATGGGCCAAGGAGTTTGCCGAGTGGAACATCCAGGTGAACGCGGTGGCGCCTGGCCGGGTGCGCACGCCGATCCTGGGCGCCTTCGCCGATTCCGAGGAATACCAGCGCGACCTGCTCGCCAATGTGCCGCTGCGTCGCCGCGCCGAGCCCGAGGAGGTGGCTTGGCTGGTGGCTTTCCTGGCCAGCGACGAGTCGGACTACATCACCGGCCAGATCATCAGCCCGAACGGCGGCGAGGTGGTCTGA
- a CDS encoding SDR family NAD(P)-dependent oxidoreductase, which yields MKSILLLENKLALVTGAGRGIGRAIAVAYANAGARVIVTDLSEAACADTRAEVGAAGAQAWTYALDVCDADACARLADTVARELGDLQVLVNNAGLMIREKVDSPRAAHAVRQLMEVNYFGTFNVLHAFLPALRRSHGCVINLASGAALTGLPGCVGYSPSKGAVKMLTQAMAADLGTDGIRVNAIAPGVIETAMTESTRQDPQRLGGFMGRIPAGRLGRAEEIAGPAVFLASDLASYVNGITLPVDGGKQAV from the coding sequence ATGAAATCCATCCTGCTGCTTGAAAACAAGCTCGCCCTGGTGACGGGCGCGGGCCGCGGTATAGGCCGCGCCATCGCCGTTGCCTATGCCAACGCCGGCGCGCGCGTCATCGTCACCGACCTCAGCGAAGCAGCCTGCGCCGACACCCGCGCCGAGGTCGGGGCCGCCGGCGCGCAGGCCTGGACCTACGCGCTGGACGTGTGCGACGCCGACGCCTGCGCACGGCTTGCAGACACGGTGGCGCGCGAGCTCGGCGACCTGCAGGTGCTGGTGAACAACGCCGGCCTGATGATCCGCGAGAAGGTGGACAGCCCGCGCGCCGCCCATGCCGTGCGCCAACTAATGGAAGTGAACTACTTCGGCACCTTCAACGTGCTGCACGCCTTCCTGCCGGCCTTGCGCCGCAGCCACGGTTGCGTGATCAACCTGGCCTCCGGCGCGGCGCTCACCGGGCTGCCCGGTTGCGTGGGCTACTCGCCCTCCAAGGGCGCGGTCAAGATGCTCACCCAGGCCATGGCCGCCGACCTGGGCACTGACGGCATCCGCGTCAATGCCATTGCCCCCGGCGTGATCGAGACCGCCATGACCGAATCGACCCGCCAAGATCCGCAGCGGCTGGGCGGCTTCATGGGGCGCATCCCCGCCGGGCGCCTGGGCCGTGCCGAGGAAATCGCCGGCCCGGCCGTCTTTTTGGCCTCCGACCTGGCGAGCTACGTCAACGGCATCACGCTGCCGGTCGACGGCGGCAAGCAGGCCGTGTGA
- a CDS encoding CaiB/BaiF CoA transferase family protein, producing MQTSPTHPGALSHLRVLDLSRVFAGPWAGQMLADLGAEVIKVERPGEGDDSRRLGPPFLRDDAGQPTRDSGFYLSANRNKKSVSVDISRPEGQAIVRALAQSCDVLIENYKVGDLARHGLDYASLRALNPRLVYCSITGFGQTGPYRKKPGYDSIFQGMGGLMAITGHADGEPGGGHQKVGLIVSDLMAGMYASVAILAALEHRDAVSGEGQYIDLALLDSQVAALSHSAMGYLVSGDPVPRCGTKSPTAAPSQMYRCQDGAVMLVVGNKAQWEKFASVMGQPQLPGDPRFATNQDRIRHRDELNAILEPIFFSRPKQYWIDALAEAGVPCGPVNEMHEVFADPQVREREMVVHMQHPRRGAMPMLANPIRLSGTPVQYRMPPPDLGQHTDEVLVQLPGYDAARLKQLRDDGVI from the coding sequence ATGCAAACAAGTCCCACCCACCCCGGCGCACTGTCCCACCTTCGCGTGCTGGATCTGAGCCGCGTTTTCGCAGGGCCCTGGGCCGGGCAGATGTTGGCCGACCTGGGCGCCGAGGTGATCAAGGTCGAACGCCCCGGCGAGGGCGATGACTCGCGCCGCCTGGGGCCGCCCTTCCTGCGCGACGACGCCGGCCAGCCCACGCGCGACTCGGGCTTCTACCTGAGTGCCAACCGCAACAAAAAGTCGGTGAGCGTAGATATCTCGCGGCCCGAAGGCCAGGCCATTGTCCGCGCGCTGGCCCAGTCCTGCGACGTGCTCATCGAGAACTACAAGGTGGGCGACCTAGCGCGCCATGGCCTGGACTACGCCAGCCTGCGCGCGCTCAACCCGCGCCTGGTGTATTGCTCCATCACCGGCTTCGGCCAGACCGGCCCCTACCGCAAGAAGCCCGGCTACGACTCCATCTTCCAGGGCATGGGCGGTCTGATGGCCATTACCGGCCATGCCGACGGCGAGCCCGGCGGCGGCCACCAGAAGGTGGGCCTGATCGTGTCTGACCTGATGGCGGGCATGTATGCCTCGGTCGCCATCCTGGCGGCGCTGGAGCACCGTGATGCGGTCTCGGGTGAAGGCCAGTACATCGACCTGGCGTTGCTGGACTCGCAGGTCGCGGCCCTGTCGCACTCGGCCATGGGCTATCTGGTCTCGGGCGACCCGGTGCCGCGCTGCGGCACCAAGTCGCCGACGGCTGCGCCCTCGCAAATGTACCGCTGCCAGGACGGCGCGGTGATGCTGGTGGTGGGCAACAAGGCTCAGTGGGAAAAATTCGCCTCCGTGATGGGGCAGCCCCAGCTGCCGGGCGACCCCCGCTTTGCCACCAACCAGGACCGCATCCGCCACCGCGACGAACTCAACGCGATCCTGGAGCCCATTTTCTTCTCGCGCCCCAAGCAGTACTGGATCGACGCGCTGGCCGAAGCTGGCGTCCCCTGCGGCCCGGTGAATGAGATGCACGAAGTCTTTGCCGACCCGCAGGTGCGCGAGCGCGAGATGGTAGTGCACATGCAGCACCCGCGGCGCGGCGCTATGCCCATGCTGGCCAACCCCATCCGACTGTCCGGCACGCCGGTGCAATACCGTATGCCACCGCCGGACCTGGGCCAGCACACCGACGAGGTATTGGTGCAGTTGCCCGGCTACGACGCGGCGCGACTGAAGCAGCTGCGCGACGACGGCGTCATCTGA
- a CDS encoding 3-hydroxybutyrate dehydrogenase: MPPPTPVPGELAGRVALVTGSTDGIGLAVAHALAAQGCAVVLNGFGEPQAIASLCEELAGTHGVVVEHAGADLMLEEQASGLVPQVLARFGRLDILVNNAGTQHKGPIEEHPSQRWREVFALNLDAAFHTIRTALPSMRGAGWGRVVNIASVYGLAGGVDRSSYVASKHALVGLTKAVALETAATPITCNAVCPGDVSTRIFYRNAKLLAEREQITRAEAQRRIAATNMPSGRVVSPEQVAALVAFLCTEAAGEIRGAALPVDGAWLAR; this comes from the coding sequence ATGCCCCCCCCTACCCCCGTTCCCGGCGAGCTGGCCGGCCGCGTCGCGCTCGTCACCGGCTCCACCGACGGCATCGGACTGGCCGTGGCACATGCCCTGGCGGCGCAGGGTTGCGCCGTCGTACTCAATGGCTTCGGCGAGCCGCAAGCGATTGCCAGCCTCTGCGAAGAACTGGCCGGCACCCACGGGGTGGTGGTGGAGCATGCCGGCGCCGACCTGATGCTGGAGGAACAGGCCTCGGGCCTGGTGCCGCAGGTGCTGGCCCGTTTCGGCCGCCTGGACATCCTGGTGAACAACGCTGGCACGCAACACAAGGGCCCCATCGAGGAACACCCGTCCCAGCGCTGGCGCGAGGTGTTCGCACTAAACCTCGATGCGGCCTTCCACACCATCCGCACCGCCTTGCCCAGCATGCGCGGCGCGGGCTGGGGCCGCGTGGTCAACATCGCCTCGGTGTATGGGCTGGCCGGCGGCGTGGACCGCAGCAGCTACGTGGCCTCCAAGCATGCCCTGGTGGGCCTGACCAAGGCCGTGGCGCTGGAGACCGCCGCCACGCCCATCACCTGCAACGCGGTGTGTCCCGGCGACGTCTCTACCCGCATCTTCTACCGCAACGCCAAGCTGCTTGCCGAGCGCGAGCAGATCACGCGGGCCGAGGCGCAACGGCGCATCGCGGCAACCAACATGCCGTCCGGCCGCGTCGTATCGCCCGAGCAGGTGGCCGCGCTGGTGGCCTTCCTGTGCACCGAGGCGGCCGGCGAGATCCGCGGCGCGGCTCTGCCGGTTGACGGCGCCTGGCTGGCCCGATGA
- a CDS encoding tripartite tricarboxylate transporter substrate binding protein: MRDHLNNVTRRHTLMTLAAAAAPWAATTARADTYPSRPIRIVVPYAAGGFTDIVSRLVAQKMSVKLGQPVVVDNKAGGSTIIGAEAVARSAPDGYTLLMAVTTTISTNPFLFKKLPYKPSDFVPVALTGLTPFVLSAHPSVPANTLRELIAMEKAKPGTLNLATLGTGSSTHLVGEMFNSLAGVKLNMIPYKGAGPALNDLMAGHVQLYFDGIATSAPLFRAGKLKGIAITGDSRSQAAPQVPTFAESGLPEMQAASWYGLLAPAHTPQAIIELLNQATNEALQSPDVRARVAQDGASAPALSPQQFGELIDKHSRTWERIIKPLNISLDV; encoded by the coding sequence ATGCGAGATCACCTCAACAACGTTACGCGACGCCACACCCTCATGACCCTGGCCGCGGCGGCGGCGCCCTGGGCAGCCACCACGGCCAGGGCGGATACCTACCCCAGCAGACCCATCCGCATCGTCGTGCCCTATGCCGCGGGCGGCTTCACCGACATCGTGTCGCGCCTGGTTGCGCAGAAGATGTCCGTCAAGCTGGGGCAGCCGGTGGTGGTAGACAACAAGGCCGGCGGCTCGACCATCATCGGCGCCGAAGCGGTGGCCAGGTCAGCCCCGGACGGCTACACCCTGCTGATGGCAGTCACCACGACGATTTCCACCAATCCCTTCCTGTTCAAGAAGCTGCCCTACAAACCCTCCGATTTCGTTCCAGTGGCGCTCACCGGGCTGACGCCCTTTGTGCTCAGCGCGCACCCTTCCGTGCCGGCCAACACGCTGCGCGAACTGATCGCCATGGAGAAAGCCAAGCCCGGCACCCTGAACCTGGCAACGCTGGGCACCGGCAGTTCCACCCACTTGGTGGGTGAAATGTTCAACAGTCTGGCCGGCGTGAAGCTGAACATGATTCCCTACAAGGGCGCAGGCCCCGCGCTGAACGACCTGATGGCCGGCCACGTGCAGCTGTACTTCGACGGCATCGCCACCTCGGCGCCCCTGTTCCGCGCCGGCAAGCTCAAGGGGATCGCCATCACCGGCGACAGTCGCTCGCAGGCCGCGCCGCAAGTGCCCACCTTTGCCGAATCCGGACTGCCCGAGATGCAGGCGGCCTCCTGGTACGGCCTGCTGGCACCGGCACACACGCCGCAAGCCATCATCGAACTGTTGAATCAGGCCACCAACGAGGCCCTGCAGTCACCCGACGTGCGCGCCCGCGTGGCGCAGGATGGCGCGTCGGCGCCCGCCCTCAGTCCACAACAATTCGGTGAGCTGATCGACAAGCACTCCCGCACCTGGGAGCGCATCATCAAGCCGCTGAACATCAGCCTGGACGTCTGA
- a CDS encoding nuclear transport factor 2 family protein translates to MERNCQAMLQDLMDKEAIRDCLYRYCRGIDRADEAVLRSAYWPDAHDRHGAYAGDAEGFFAQALPRLRSGGRGVHQISNILIELHGDVAAVESSFLALQASAAMPTRETFLCGRYLDRFEKRQGQWRVANRLVVYDWIEERIRPELAREDADLFGKRRPNGGRLPKDPLYAFLDAVRATPTLLGREDAI, encoded by the coding sequence ATGGAACGCAACTGTCAAGCCATGCTGCAGGATCTGATGGACAAGGAAGCCATCCGCGACTGCCTGTACCGCTACTGCCGAGGCATAGACCGCGCCGACGAGGCGGTGCTGCGCTCGGCCTACTGGCCCGACGCCCACGACCGCCATGGCGCCTACGCAGGGGACGCGGAAGGCTTCTTCGCGCAGGCGCTGCCGCGCCTGCGCAGCGGCGGCCGCGGCGTGCACCAGATCTCCAATATCCTGATCGAACTGCACGGGGACGTCGCTGCAGTGGAAAGCAGCTTCCTCGCACTGCAAGCCAGCGCCGCGATGCCGACGCGCGAGACTTTCCTGTGCGGGCGCTACCTTGACCGCTTCGAGAAGCGCCAGGGCCAGTGGCGTGTGGCGAACCGTCTGGTGGTCTACGACTGGATCGAAGAGAGGATCCGACCCGAACTGGCGCGCGAGGACGCGGACCTGTTCGGCAAACGCCGGCCCAATGGCGGCCGCTTGCCAAAGGACCCCCTGTACGCGTTTCTGGACGCGGTGCGCGCAACGCCTACGCTACTGGGACGAGAAGACGCGATTTGA